The Vitis vinifera cultivar Pinot Noir 40024 chromosome 1, ASM3070453v1 DNA segment ATAATGGATCGTATAGAACTCTATATTTTCCTTCTTATGGTTTAATGCCAAACAAATATTCAGAATAAATAGTAAAatccatattttcttttaattaagtttttttatacacattttattttctatttttaaaaataaaaaataataatatatgaaataaattaattcttatatatatgcttaaaaattattttcaaaaattaaatattaaatattcaattttttgagataaatattaaacaaaacttttattttatataagagttgttattattttttatttttaaaaataaaaaataaaaaatatattcaaatagtactcctttacttattttttgattttattttaattaataattatttctttcaaTATGCATTCAAAAGGGGCAAGATCTCCAACAAAGGTCAACCCACCtttttcaatttcctttttaacaagacatttcttttcctatcCACACTCCCACTTGTTGGATCCATTATTCTTCTAATGTTTttcttataaaagaaatttataaaaaaacaaaaaaaaaacaaaacaaaacaaaacgtgttttgatttaaaatgtaaaatatgatttcaagttagatattgaaattatttttcaaaaaggcAATTTTAGAAGTTagcttgaattatttttctcatttttataaataaaaaaataaaaaaattggatgatgattttagattaaatttatttttctcatttttataaaaaataaataaataaaaaaattggatgatgattttagattaaattttaaaatcttatcttcaaataacaattttatttaacttattttaactcttctatcttaaggataaataatttaaaaattcataaaatatgtaaaaaaaaaaaaaaaaaaaaaaaaactggctTTGACtcactaaataaaataaaaaaaagtaaaaaatctcaattttacAAATCACTtttatcttcattcattttaaaatattttaaaatataggtatattttaaaaaatctaattattttctagaatacattttttctataaaaattgggttttttaaattaattttctttttccttttttatgaaCATTTCCATCCATCTCGATATTTCCTTCCATGCCCATCAAATAATTTATACTGTAAAATCCAAAAGAGGCACCTACGGAATTGATCTTCCACAGCAGTCGCATAATAAGATATTACAATGAAGCTGCCAAACCAAAAACACTACCTTGTCTATCTATCCATCTCAAAGCTCTAAcccaaagaaggaaaaatgataCATAAGAAAGAACATGAATTGCAGTACTCGGATCTTCTTCTTTTTACCCACTACCAAAAGAACAATTTGTCGAAAAATTTCATTCATGTTTTGTGTAACCCACTTCAAACAGAGAACACCATCCACCAGAGCAGAAGTCCTGGAAGAGAAAAGTAATACCAAAGTTAAACTAAGAGTTATGAGGATCATGGTGATTTGTGAGGCTGTGACAAGAAGTCTCTAAACATAAAATCAGCACAGCGACAGTAACTACTTCTACTTCTATTTATTCTACTGCTAAACCCAGAACTTAAAAGTTATAACCCAGATAGGCCGGGGTAATTGTTCGGTTTTCTATGCTTTCTTACCAAGCaagaccaaaaagaaaaatggggaatcaaatgtttttaacatgaGATTATTTGTTACCTAACACAGTTGTTTTTTTGTTGCAGACAGCTGGAAATGTGAATGGTAATAGTGGCAAGCAAGTAAGGCCAGTAGAATTTTGAGTTTGGGATCAGTATAATTCACTTTCTGCCAAATGTTTGTCATTTCAAAATGGCATTTGagagaattttgattttcagAACTGTAGGGAAGAATGAACATCTTGCAGATGCGGTCAACAATGGGGATATGGAAGGCCCACCACCCCAGAAAATCTTGGGCAAAAGAAGACTTTGGGGAAAAAGGTTAAGAGCATGACATAAAAAGTGAGAAAAGGCAAAGCCATTGATGTACCTGCAATACTCATCTTGGTTTGAATTTTGGGTCCCCATGTTCCACTCCAAGCATACCCTAATCATATCAAGTATCAAAAACCAGAGATATGAATCCAAAACTTTCTTTTAAGAAGAAAGAAGTATGCTATGCATGCCTGCATCACACTCTTTAGCTAAAACCATGTTGGACAAAAACAGTCTGAGTTAGAAGCTAACCTCGTCCAAAGCAGTTGGTGGTGGTGTTCACCCCATTCTGACAAATACAAGCAAATGACTCATCCAAACCAGTGAAGCCACACAAGCCCCCACTTGCTTCACAATCCTTGCAAGCATCAGAATCTGAGCTATTATATTGCAAAGAAATCCCAAATTTCCATTTCATTGGGTCCCCCTCATCATCGCCAAGCCCATATATCGATGCATAGGATGAGCATTGTAGCTTTGGAAGATCCAGCCCATAACCAGACCCAACCCCATCCAGGGAGTTGTAAACACAACAAGTAGAAGTCGGTGCATTGGGGTCCAAGCCAATCCCAGTCACCCCTTTGCAAGAATAGAGCCCTCTGCATGCATGAGAACCTGAACCTGTATCACATAAATCTTCATTTAGATCAAACACTGGAGAGGTTGTGGAGCAACCAAGCAAGACAAATACATCATCCGCCATTATAGTGAATGGGCTGGCCCTGTCCAAGCTAAAGCTTCCAGAGTTCTGCATAGAAGTGCAAGTTGACATAAGAGGGTCATTGACAATGATAGTGCTGCTGGAGTAGTCAATTGAAGCAACCGTGTAAATGCCAGTGAGAGTAGAGAATTGAAGTGTCCCAGAGCTACATTTTACGTATCTAGCAAAGTCGGGGTGGCCGCAACCAAATCCAGTGCCAAATGGGAACTTGACAGTGATATTGCCACATACATCACTACATGTTCCATTGGGTGGCATCGCTCGGACAATGTCGGAGCGGGAATGGACTAGagggagagagaagaaaatgaggATGAGAGGCCATGGAGTTGAGGAAGATGACATTGGTGAAGGTTTTGGGATGAGATGGTGTTTGAGGGACACAAATAGGAAGTACAATAATGCAGGACAACTAgcaattgaaatttgaaaaggtGTTCTTTTCGGTGGAGGTGATTTACTTTCAACACTGGGCCCTTTCTTTTCTGTGTCTTTCCTAAAAAGTAGAGCCTATATGTCTGATAGGTTCTAGCTGAAAGGCAATATGATTTTTCATTACTtcgaaaagaaaaggaaaattaggaTTTCAAGGTCTTGTTTGGTTGCAGTGCTTGCCTAGATGGCCCAAACACCAATCTCAACCAGTAGGAAAAGAACAGTCTTC contains these protein-coding regions:
- the LOC132252508 gene encoding wall-associated receptor kinase-like 8; the encoded protein is MSSSSTPWPLILIFFSLPLVHSRSDIVRAMPPNGTCSDVCGNITVKFPFGTGFGCGHPDFARYVKCSSGTLQFSTLTGIYTVASIDYSSSTIIVNDPLMSTCTSMQNSGSFSLDRASPFTIMADDVFVLLGCSTTSPVFDLNEDLCDTGSGSHACRGLYSCKGVTGIGLDPNAPTSTCCVYNSLDGVGSGYGLDLPKLQCSSYASIYGLGDDEGDPMKWKFGISLQYNSSDSDACKDCEASGGLCGFTGLDESFACICQNGVNTTTNCFGRGYAWSGTWGPKIQTKMSIAGLLLWWMVFSV